From the genome of Lasioglossum baleicum chromosome 13, iyLasBale1, whole genome shotgun sequence, one region includes:
- the LOC143214784 gene encoding uncharacterized protein LOC143214784 translates to MDSFNRLTLQSPQPHFISTAADADSHQVSAELTRIRQAFAESNARVATLEAAQEKASRFAARQAAAEAAAEAVAEAAAPTAAPLPPAGRSYNAVPPPASLIVPQPASFVTAAATTCGFPSMGKWSHLVRPAASLPYSSSATETELLWNKVFVDAQRRFIHLHQRAAATAEARGRGGRGRRNRRDRRDDRRDDRDNHSRPYNFYF, encoded by the exons ATGGACTCCTTCAACCGACTTACACTACAATCGCCGCAGCCACATTTCATCTCAACGGCAGCGGACGCGGATTCCCACCAGGTGTCAGCGGAGCTCACCAGAATCCGTCAAGCGTTCGCAGAATCTAACGCCCGGGTTGCGACCCTTGAGGCAGCCCAAGAGAAGGCCAGCAGGTTTGCGGCCCGCCAAGCCGCAGCTGAAGCCGCAGCTGAAGCCGTAGCTGAAGCCGCGGCCCCGACAGCGGCCCCGTTACCACCCGCGGGAAGGAGTTATAATGCAGTGCCGCCACCCGCCTCACTCATAGTCCCACAGCCCGCCTCTTTCGTGACAGCAGCCGCGACAACGTGTGGGTTCCCATCAATGGGAAAGTGGTCCCACTTGGTTCGTCCAGCCGCCTCTTTGCCGTACTCATCGTCCGCGACAGAGACCGAATTGCTATGG AACAAAGTATTTGTCGACGCGCAGAGGAGGTTTATTCACCTGCATCAACGCGCGGCAGCGACCGCCGAAGCCCGCGGACGCGGAGGCCGAGGAAGACGAAACAGAAGAGACAGACGAGACGACAGACGAGACGACAGAGACAATCATAGCCGTCCatataatttctatttttaa
- the LOC143214783 gene encoding uncharacterized protein LOC143214783, with amino-acid sequence MPMDDFYGELRELFGDMSGFEDRPPTPTTHAHLVQGGEQTPNPPRREGPTPPTDTATGSAITRYRIPKISKTQEGTARGERTALAPVLTMSASSKGPTGMEATRRKATRPRPVATSRRPSGAPNTEKDDTPAKNQRKRTVTRAVTWRPEPAQGDNRPRSISISSSLSSGLTIPPTSIEEHRRRAGHGPSIGLPMGLPEPPRWRKEEDMATLWPPAKGPQNKKGRAQGTKTRAPTHQLRRKIQPTGQLPKEAPPPEQPQPRRTPTQTTGNAPIAAAGKASSPPPHRNRTTRYMATERTQTTPEQTPTQPLRRSASLTPPAPAKPATTTSRKRAADEQPPSAHSPKKLQNQEPGNGGFLTTSDHRDTLTPARYQGKDAPCPSTWYLLPNGRRVEVSLRLTTAKRFLTSIGDERWILNFDRTGRLLRCRQRGPTDTGPTTQ; translated from the coding sequence ATGCCAATGGACGACTTCTACGGTGAGCTGAGGGAGTTATTTGGCGACATGTCGGGTTTCGAAGACCGACCACCCACGCCGACCACCCACGCGCACCTGGTCCAAGGAGGGGAACAAACACCGAACCCACCCCGACGAGAAGGACCGACACCGCCCACGGACACGGCAACCGGTAGCGCAATAACACGGTACCGGATCCCAAAGATCTCTAAAACGCAAGAAGGGACAGCCCGGGGGGAGAGGACAGCTCTGGCCCCAGTACTGACCATGTCGGCCAGTTCAAAAGGGCCAACAGGCATGGAGGCCACCAGGCGTAAAGCCACCCGCCCCAGACCAGTAGCTACGTCGCGGCGACCATCGGGGGCCCCCAACACAGAGAAGGACGACACACCCGCGAAAAACCAGAGGAAAAGGACGGTAACCCGGGCAGTAACGTGGCGACCGGAACCAGCGCAGGGAGATAACCGGCCGCGTTCCATATCAATCTCTAGCTCCCTATCTAGTGGGTTGACGATTCCACCCACTAGCATAGAGGAGCACAGGAGGCGCGCAGGCCACGGGCCATCCATAGGACTCCCCATGGGGCTCCCCGAGCCGCCACGATGGCGCAAGGAGGAAGACATGGCCACACTATGGCCACCAGCAAAGGGCCCACAAAACAAGAAGGGACGGGCGCAAGGCACAAAAACACGAGCCCCCACGCACCAACTCAGGCGGAAAATACAACCAACAGGTCAACTGCCAAAGGAAGCGCCACCACCGGAACAACCGCAGCCAAGACGCACGCCCACACAAACGACGGGCAATGCACCCATAGCAGCCGCCGGGAAAGCATCATCGCCACCGCCACACCGGAACCGGACCACTCGGTACATGGCCACCGAGAGGACACAAACGACACCGGAACAAACGCCGACGCAACCGTTGCGACGATCAGCCAGTCTGACGCCACCCGCCCCGGCAAAACCAGCGACAACAACAAGCCGCAAGCGGGCCGCCGACGAACAGCCACCAAGCGCACACAGCCCGAAGAAGCTCCAGAACCAGGAACCAGGGAACGGAGGCTTTCTCACGACCTCCGACCACCGCGACACCCTAACACCAGCACGGTACCAAGGGAAGGACGCACCATGCCCTTCCACTTGGTACCTGCTACCGAACGGTCGACGCGTCGAGGTATCCTTACGGCTAACCACCGCCAAGCGATTTCTGACGTCCATCGGGGATGAGAGATGGATACTGAACTTCGACCGTACAGGACGACTACTACGCTGTCGACAACGCGGACCCACGGACACCGGCCCAACAACGCAATGA